The nucleotide window ccccacctcccaggGCTTTCAAGAAATATAATGCAAGGGAGTTGCAAAGTCCCccacacagccccggggaccgtcaCCTTCCTGGGTCTTTAAAGAAATAGAAGGCTTGGGGGTGACGTGCCCACCTGCAGCCCCGGTGACTGCCACCTACCTGGGGGCTAAAATACAGTAATGAGGGGGGTCTGTTTCgcggcccaccacctccctggggcaatacttGTTGGAGCGGGCCCCCCATGGGGAGACATAgttggccttggggaccaccacccccagggctggctcctgctatgtccctaaGTACCCACCCCCGggaatagctgtttgcttttgcttggtgggagctgacagctcccacctagcaaaagcaaacaaagtctgctttctggcgggagctgtcaaacagctcctgctggcagaaagtggagtttccatctgtttccctgcacgctaaTATACGTGCTTGGAAATAGATTAAAACattactcccacaagcagggaactgctatttaaagcagctccctgcttgtgggagcaatgctgtctCCCTCAGGATGTGGGGAGTCGGCTCGGACCGCGGGTGCCTGGAGGCTTCacccgcggtcctgtcactctctccttctcacttccttcccataatgggatggaagaaggaaagagagagattgtcataGCAGtcatctctccatgcaatgacttcacagagttacacttacaagatatttggtacaaaagttatagttatgtttggatacaGAGCACAACCTAGTCACTTCCAGCCTAATTGTCAATGTCGTGTGCTGTCacccagtaggctgaaggttcaaatcctagtatcgattggcagtgtgtttgtttatttactagtgttttgactgttaaactttcctagtgatggaacattcacgcttctttccaattacatgtatgggttgactgtcataggtatgtctggaagcaaaaCAGTAAGGAATCACccatggcctaatggttaaggtcataGACCATCACACTGAAAATTGAGGGTTCTTCTCGAGGTGTGCCCATGatcattttcttcctttaatttcttttaagcttcaaaagtttaaggttcatactgaaatgtgatctcactcattttaatcgacaaatacatttttcttttcaatttgtccagaaatatctaattctaagtatatcattcatcaaagcctaaaaaattctctatctttctccctctcactctctttctctctctctctctctctctctctctctctctctctctctctctctctctctctctctctctgtaaatcTCTTTCTCCCAATCACACATTAACTCAGACCCTTgggcaccgactcacagacccactcagacactcatgcacccactcacagaccacccagactctcacacacccactcacagacctactgaaaccctcacgtactgactcacagacccacacagacactgacacacccagtcacagactcactaGGACACagactcacccactctcacacccagatactctcacagccactctcacaccaagatacaccctgtcacacctatgctcacacccagagagacaaaggccgtgtgcagagtggggttgggtggctagGAGTGTTGGCCACTGCGTCTGGCCATAGGCCGTAtgcagcgcagggttgggtggttataggggttggtcgcAGGGGTCAACCCCTGAGGGCCATATGCACCACGGAGTTGGGTTGTTTTAGTGGTTGGCTGTATGGCGTGGCCTCAGGTGCACGACcttcagtggtggttggattaacgtgtaatcatgaaaattactttatgttaaaaaaacatagaaattagggAAATCGAATTAAAAAACCATaggaatttgcttaaaaaaacaaaggttacagggatgttatagttaggttcacattttaaatgtacaaaacaatagaagcTCActggttatagttagaggtatctcgAGTAACTATAAGTGGTGCCCTAAGGCAGtattgtccaacctttttatcgccgcggaccggtaaatgtttgataatttttccgtggcccgcttgtcccattgtgtgacaagcgggccacggaaaaattatcaaacatttatcgcccgccacagtggggaggcccggtgccgattgatccacggaccggcaccggtccgcggccctggggttggggaacactgccgtaaggtaactataactcgtgccctcaccatgcactgctaatttccccacaagttacggcactcatgacatcttatcaaagatgtcatgagtgccgtaatttgtagggtatttagcagtgcatggggggggggaggaggaagttttagttaccttagggcacaagctatagttacttgagataactctaactataacaggtgattttctatgtttttttatgcttAAAATGTGAGAATAACTAGAACGTCTACGAGGCAGACCAGACagctaaagccagacctaaaaaatggGTTTCTCAGCAATAGCGGTGAAATCTCAGTACCACAATTGGCAAGGTCTGCTTTAGGCAAGGAGCAGAAATCATATTGTCAGATACAAAACGGGACTATAGACCGAGGATAGTCTAGAGTGGTACAGTACTCAAGCAATCATGAAGATTGAATGAGCTTGTTGGTTCTTATTTACCATCAATATCAAAAACGTTTCAGAATTATCTTGATGGCGCATGAACAAAGAGAAACATGACATGTTTATTCTCCTTCTTCTTACCTGCTTTAATATTTTCAGCCACATATTCAGGGAATGGCTAAGACTGACCAATGATTTATTCACAGACAcaaaattatggcggtcattcctaaaGTAAGTACGCCGTCCTGTCAAGATATATGCAATATTTGAGATACCAATACCCTCAACAGAAGCACTATTCAACCACTCTTCAGAGCCGCATGCTTCAATACTTACTCCCGAACATGCTTGActgtttttaagtatttttttcgCTAGTGTAAATACGTTCAGTCTCTTTGTGCAGATGTTCTGTGTTTGGAAATTGTTGTGTCATAAGATGCATGCTCATTACCGGGCATGGGTACCCTTGCATAACAATTCAGCTTTTCACTCGTCTGGTATTTGGAAGGATGTTTTGGCTTCTTTTCCAAAATGCAAAGTATCTTAGCAAACTTGATCAGGACAGTTGATTCCCTTGTAACAAAGGAACATTTACCACAAAGATCAAACCGTACCTCATTTTAAATGAATACATTCAatccacacaatatatatatatattactctgCATTTTTCTTGAAAATAATTTCCATTCCAGCAACCAAAGTCCCCTGGCTTTATCAAAATCTTGCTTTAATAATGAAGGAAACCAGATATTTGCAGACTAGTAACACTCTCTGTGGCCTGTGTGTCTTCCCAACCATGTTCAATTCAGGAAAGCGCTAAAGAAATTTTAGCCAGTAGGTCTTAGGTGCAGTAATTTCCTTGTCATGTATCTTAGGGAGTTTGGGTACAGTTTAGAATGAGATTGAGCTTTCAGATGTTGTTTATGTTCTGGTCCCAAAAAGCTCCTTATTTAGTTCATAAGTGACCAAAGTTCATCAAACGTAAAAACTTTGTAGGCTTTCTTGGACAAACGCAAATTCATCAggccaaaagcaaaagaaaactgtCAAGAACAAGTGCTCACTGGGCCTCTCTTGAAAGCGGGATAAGAAAACTTAAGCTTGCATTATTTAGTTGTATTATAGATCAATGTTGAAATAATGGAGCTACATAGACATGGCTGCACCTATTGGCCCTAAAGAAATCATGCAGGTTGCTTCCCGGTACAGAAGTAAGCCTATTATGTTAACCTGTTCAAAATAACAAATTAAAGAAACATGTAACCCAATCATTTTTCTTTCTGGGACAGACATGTAACAAAGGCTTATCACTTTATTATCTACAGCCTTATGTTGTCTTAAACTATTACAATACGGTCATCTTGTAGTTCTCAGTGATGTTTACATCTTGAGTAGATGCTGGGTGGTAGTTGCCATGCTGGTCGTGACTCGGAAAATCATGCATGTTGGTCAGTGTATGACCAGTTCCACCACTTCCCCTCTGTCCAAAGGACCCACTGCTATTTTTGGCCGAAACGGTTTGACCCCTGTAGATCTGAGCCTGATGCTCACAGATACCAAACTTGCTCAGCAAGATGAAGACATCCCTTCTGAAGGTCTTGGTGAAAATGGCATATAGAAAGGGGTTGGCACACGAGTTGAGGGGATAGAAAAGGACCAGCAGGATCTTAGACTTGGAAACTGTGATTAGAGGCTTGTTCATGATAGCCGATAGGGCATAAAAGGAGATTGGAGCCATGCACATGAAGTCAGTAAAGATTAATACTGCCATCCTTTTGGCAATCTTTGTGTCTTTATCCCCCGATGTGTACTGTGGGTTGTGGACCGTGACGTATATTTTGATGTAACATGCACAGATAATGAAAAAAGCTATGATATTCAGCATAAGGACGAAGACGATGTATCCCTGTGCAAGAGCAGTTTCATTATCCATGGGTAGGCAGATGCTAACTTTGACGTAACTACTGATGCCACCCAGTGGCAGCATGGccaggaaaaagcaaaaaatccagccCCCAAGCATAACGGCTGATGCATGCCGCAGCCGAATCTTCCTATCCAACCGCATAGCAAATGTAATAGCGTACCAGCGTTCCAACGTGATGGCAGTCAGGGTGTACACAGAGAGTTCACTTGCGAAAACGGTAAAAAAGCCTGCAGCACCGCAGCCGGGCCCGGTCTGCCAGTCTATGGCGTGGTTATAATATTCTGTTCGGGTATAAAGGTCGACAGAGGCAATTAACAGAAGGTAAATGCCCATGCAGAAGTCTGCAAAGGCCAAGTTGCACATCAGGAAGCGAGGCACAGTCAGCTTGTAGTGGCTTGTGATTAAGATGAACAAGACAAAAGCATTGCCCAGAATGGCCAGGAGGTTGACAAACCAGACCACGATTCTCAGAAAGCTGAAGCCCATAATGTCCTCGCAGGGGTTGAATGCTTCAGGCTCTGGTTTGCAAACAATATCATCTTTTCCTCCACAGACTGTATAGTCATAATGGTTGACAAATGCCTGGATGTTTTCCTCCTGTGGATTCTTGAGCTCTAGGCCAAAACCCACATCCCCATCC belongs to Pleurodeles waltl isolate 20211129_DDA chromosome 9, aPleWal1.hap1.20221129, whole genome shotgun sequence and includes:
- the TSHR gene encoding thyrotropin receptor isoform X1, yielding MKRGREIRNTRSLMYIDPDAFKNLPMLKYLGIFNTGLALFPDLTHVFSADMNLILEIADNPYITSVPASAFRGLCNESLTLKLYHNGLIRVQGHAFNGSKLDALYLHKNKHLKVIDEDVFVGVHSGPTHLDVSETGITALPSKGLESLRTLVAKNTLNLKKLPPIETLQQLEEAYLTYSSHCCAFKNWKKRKGNLESVMCNQTTSHSVPQKRSLRNMNGPFYQDYMDEDAGRAETAQEEDAKLRDFHGNSQYYVFYEEQGDGDVGFGLELKNPQEENIQAFVNHYDYTVCGGKDDIVCKPEPEAFNPCEDIMGFSFLRIVVWFVNLLAILGNAFVLFILITSHYKLTVPRFLMCNLAFADFCMGIYLLLIASVDLYTRTEYYNHAIDWQTGPGCGAAGFFTVFASELSVYTLTAITLERWYAITFAMRLDRKIRLRHASAVMLGGWIFCFFLAMLPLGGISSYVKVSICLPMDNETALAQGYIVFVLMLNIIAFFIICACYIKIYVTVHNPQYTSGDKDTKIAKRMAVLIFTDFMCMAPISFYALSAIMNKPLITVSKSKILLVLFYPLNSCANPFLYAIFTKTFRRDVFILLSKFGICEHQAQIYRGQTVSAKNSSGSFGQRGSGGTGHTLTNMHDFPSHDQHGNYHPASTQDVNITENYKMTVL
- the TSHR gene encoding thyrotropin receptor isoform X2, translated to MLLLLLLMVALHFPSILALEDRGSTRGELELCPSVCDCSEWKTFKVTCKEISFIPHFPAPTETLRFMETNLKEIPSEAFASLPNISRIYISIDTTLQRLEAHSFHSLSKVTHIEIRNTRSLMYIDPDAFKNLPMLKYLGIFNTGLALFPDLTHVFSADMNLILEIADNPYITSVPASAFRGLCNESLTLKLYHNGLIRVQGHAFNGSKLDALYLHKNKHLKVIDEDVFVGVHSGPTHLDVSETGITALPSKGLESLRTLVAKNTLNLKKLPPIETLQQLEEAYLTYSSHCCAFKNWKKRKGNLESVMCNQTTSHSVPQKRSLRNMNGPFYQDYMDEDAGRAETAQEEDAKLRDFHGNSQYYVFYEEQGDGDVGFGLELKNPQEENIQAFVNHYDYTVCGGKDDIVCKPEPEAFNPCEDIMGFSFLRIVVWFVNLLAILGNAFVLFILITSHYKLTVPRFLMCNLAFADFCMGIYLLLIASVDLYTRTEYYNHAIDWQTGPGCGAAGFFTVFASELSVYTLTAITLERWYAITFAMRLDRKIRLRHASAVMLGGWIFCFFLAMLPLGGISSYVKVSICLPMDNETALAQGYIVFVLMLNIIAFFIICACYIKIYVTVHNPQYTSGDKDTKIAKRMAVLIFTDFMCMAPISFYALSAIMNKPLITVSKSKILLVLFYPLNSCANPFLYAIFTKTFRRDVFILLSKFGICEHQAQIYRGQTVSAKNSSGSFGQRGSGGTGHTLTNMHDFPSHDQHGNYHPASTQDVNITENYKMTVL